A stretch of the Cuculus canorus isolate bCucCan1 chromosome 15, bCucCan1.pri, whole genome shotgun sequence genome encodes the following:
- the PLK1 gene encoding serine/threonine-protein kinase PLK1 gives MSAAGRAARPAGPTAPKEVPKVLVDPRSRRSFVRGRFLGKGGFARCYELAESESREVFAGKVVPKSLLVKPHQKEKMSMEIAIHRSLAHRHVVGFHGFFEDADFVYVVLELCRRRSLLELHKRRKALSEPEVRYYLRQTILGCQYLHEHRVIHRDLKLGNLFLSDDMEVKIGDFGLATKVEYDGERKKTLCGTPNYIAPEVLGKKGHSFEVDIWSIGCIMYTLLVGKPPFETSCLKETYIRIKKNEYTIPKHINPVAANLIQKMLRSDPATRPTINELLNDEFFTSGYIPSRLPTSCLTVAPRFSIAPSALEPSGRKPLSALNKGPDSPAPENLPEKEDVAGLRELGDAVDCHLADMLQQLTAVNSAKPSEKVAVRQEEAEDPACIPIFWVSKWVDYSDKYGLGYQLCDNSVGVLFNDSTRLIMYNDGDSLQYIEQNGTESYFTVRSYPSALNKKITLLKYFRNYMSEHLLKAGANITPREGDELARLPYLCTWFRTRSAIILHLSNGTVQINFFQDHTKVILCPLMAAVTYIDEKRDFRTYKLSLIEEHGCCKELASRLRYARTMVEKLLGSKSASNRAKSSA, from the exons ATGAGCGCGGCCGGCCGGGCGGCGCGGCCCGCGGGCCCTACGGCCCCCAAGGAGGTGCCCAAAGTACTGGTGGATCCACGGAGCCGCCGCAGCTTCGTGCGCGGGCGGTTCCTGGGCAAGGGCGGCTTCGCGCGGTGCTACGAGCTGGCTGAGAGCGAGAGCCGCGAGGTGTTCGCGGGGAAGGTGGTGCCCAAGTCGCTGCTGGTGAAGCCGCATCAGAAAGAGAAGATGTCCATGGAGATCGCCATCCACCGCAGCCTCGCCCACCGGCACGTCGTCGGCTTCCACGGCTTCTTCGAGGACGCCGACTTCGTCTACGTCGTCTTGGAGCTCTGTCGCCGCAGG TCGCTGCTGGAGCTGCACAAGCGTCGGAAGGCACTGAGCGAGCCTGAGGTGCGGTACTACCTGCGCCAGACCATCCTGGGCTGCCAGTACCTGCATGAGCACCGTGTCATCCACCGTGATCTCAAGCTGGGCAATCTCTTCCTCAGTGACGATATGGAGGTGAAGATCG GTGACTTTGGCCTGGCCACCAAAGTGGAGTACGATGGTGAGCGCAAGAAAACCCTGTGTGGAACCCCCAACTACATCGCCCCAGAGGTGCTGGGCAAGAAGGGGCACAGCTTTGAGGTGGACATCTGGTCCATCGGCTGCATCAT GTACACTCTGCTTGTGGGGAAACCGCCTTTTGAAACATCTTGCCTAAAAGAAACCTACATCCGAATCAAGAAGAACGAGTATACGATTCCCAAG CACATCAACCCTGTAGCTGCTAACCTCATCCAGAAGATGCTGAGGTCTGACCCTGCCACGCGCCCCACTATCAACGAGCTGCTGAACGACGAGTTCTTCACATCGGGCTACATCCCCAGCCGCTTGCCCACCAGCTGCCTCACTGTGGCACCTCGGTTTTCAATCGCTCCCAGTGCCCTGGAGCCGAGTGGGCGGAAGCCACTGTCCGCACTTAACAAAG GACCAGACAGCCCCGCGCCAGAGAACTTACCTGAAAAGGAAGATGTAGCCGGGCTGCGGGAGCTGGGGGATGCTGTCGACTGTCACTTAGctgacatgctccagcagctgacTGCAGTCAACTCGGCCAAGCCCTCCGAGAAGGTGGCTGTGAGACAAG aagaagctgaagaCCCAGCATGCATTCCCATCTTCTGGGTTAGCAAATGGGTGGACTACTCAGATAAATACGGTCTAG GTTACCAGCTGTGTGACAACAGCGTTGGAGTGCTCTTCAATGACTCCACACGTCTTATTATGTACAACGACGGGGACAGCTTGCAGTACATCGAGCAGAATGGCACAGAGTCCTACTTCACTGTGAGATCCTACCCCTCTGCCTTGAACAAGAAG ATAACACTACTGAAATACTTCCGGAACTATATGAGCGAGCACTTGCTGAAGGCGGGTGCTAACATCACGCCACGGGAAGGAGATGAGCTGGCCCGTTTACCCTACCTCTGCACTTGGTTCCGGACCCGCAGCGCCATCATCCTGCACCTCAGCAATGGCACTGTGCAGATCAACTTCTTTCAG GACCACACCAAAGTCATCCTGTGCCCCCTCATGGCTGCTGTCACGTACATAGATGAGAAACGGGACTTCCGCACATACAAGCTGAGTCTCATCGAGGAACACGGATGCTGCAAGGAGCTGGCCAGCCGGCTCCGCTATGCTCGCACCATGGTGGAAAAGCTCCTTGGTTCAAAGTCTGCCTCAAATCGGGCAAAATCCTCTGCTTAG
- the DCTN5 gene encoding dynactin subunit 5, which translates to MELSEMLYNKSEYIETASGNKVSRQSVLCGSQNIVLNGKTIVMNDCIIRGDLANVRVGRHCVVKSRSVIRPPFKKFSKGVAFFPLHIGDHVFIEEDCVVNAAQIGSYVHIGKNCVIGRRCVLKDCCKILDNTVLPPETVVPPFTVFSGCPGLFTGELPECTQELMIDVTKSYYQKFLPLTQVASARA; encoded by the exons ATGGAGCTGAGCGAGATGCTGTACAACAAGTCCGAGTACATCGAGACG GCGTCTGGCAATAAGGTGAGCCGGCAGTCGGTGCTGTGCGGCAGCCAGAACATCGTTCTCAATGGCAAG ACAATAGTCATGAACGACTGCATCATACGCGGTGACCTGGCAAACGTGCGGGTCGGGCGGCACTGCGTGGTGAAGAGCCGCAGCGTCATCAGACCACCCTTCAAGAAATTCAGCAAAGG GGTggctttcttccctctccacaTTGGTGACCACGTCTTCATAGAGGAGGACTGTGTTGTCAACGCTGCCCAGATCGGCTCCTACGTCCACATAGGCAAGAACTGCGTCATC GGTCGCAGGTGCGTTCTGAAAGACTGCTGCAAAATCCTAGACAACACCGTGCTGCCTCCTGAAACAGTGGTGCCACCTTTCACAGTCTTCTCTGGCTGCCCAG GACTCTTCACTGGGGAGCTCCCAGAATGTACGCAGGAACTCATGATTGACGTTACAAAGAGCTACTACCAGAAGTTCTTGCCACTCACTCAG Gtggcctctgccagggcctaa
- the PALB2 gene encoding partner and localizer of BRCA2 isoform X2, with product MEGLARGGGLSGADREQLREKLALLRWEYSETISRLQRARRAERARSHGQGLAAAADEQQERSPTGSRDNVSPSVPTHGTAQLQTKTCSDADTEKVVSVTFKHVPEFPGDEASLQDSSPAESERTGQEHWCYGAVRAAPKQKIPQASRNLMKLRRRVKAPVSEKRESVRDETVKNPVAGIGELRSPVFRRSSLSHAEEHAQRAYRLVQREENNSCPLSEASGAVQDVPGNSVPLGAPKPFPSALWDPCHTWQPESPGAVAMAGNPEPAQACSEKGDSPLLDSSGDRVKEASSIIKNQSDNESTCEDQGEIRRLLDLMSENEVLPTDGNKPVTDKGKSHEGDQTDANDFNPFPTDLAVGNVGEPSENRQLETESRLLPSEKVTAPESALDSCTVVEGLLFPVEYYVRTTRRMSNCQRKVDLDAVILSQLGRSKKGQRSKCKQRDVNSDRPSQERVKNDLESGAVLCPYLGAENDSVNESSPQKSLPASSGSSTSLGSLSQSSATGMEQDWRRSQRKQKGRRKSARTPSVHHASQEGRESLDLLVREGSSLLPNECQSERENCEADLEKPPLEERGFPAAAALGLGEATVTDAVQLASADPRGGSQVLGKCREALLEQTQNPTQNSDSLNSQSKTSASHVGDLGANFGVCQADKRPVEHVKNQDVQGPCRAEQLLGINAPPRRSLRSSVRQRASQAAEDESKRTHSDPAGTEAPSPLGLSAIDPDAGSFLFSFRSLQWVTPILGIQDFHLPDEEFGLLKLEKLESSPVNDLEDFVPHVFGDDVPSEDMRDAQMNPEENSLKSNLISPLKNGLPKVPHLESPASKKELSPHELLFTPVGTVPADAPTQPESQISSSIFPVVGATPAALPPVCSEIFPSSPSVPPSQVSPPSSKGASACVAGHGECKDPAIPLHLDSGGAGSARKEEEQRTAFPVGAETAPDNKSDEAVAMEKRQQSENEQQGSVRASPEQEKGVAEQLTPVLLDGLTEESLQLVSKLKDSSSSCAVDVSTVWWEAAGSKELCVVTACESSVSLWKPLASNGWEKIYTWQLREVPVIQIVPLPDTCNLVCIALGDLEIGEIRLLLYSSENDSFKQSLVRTGNIKAVLGLKDRRLVSSSRTVCEQQVEVVSLSETGRSRDGRTLMPPEETVLAFAEVEGLQDALVGTTAVNGVVVWNLRTGQLLKKMHVGYSYPASVCHQAYSDSPSTCQRERVLRKSCLPCGSVQPQNSQEHGSDILLPPRRAYRKVPGG from the exons ATGGAGGGGCTGGCGCGGGGGGGCGGCCTCAGCGGCGCCGACAGGGAGCAG CTGCGGGAGAAGCTGGCATTGCTGCGGTGGGAGTACAGTGAGACCATCAGCCGTCTGCAG CGGGCGCGGAGGGCGGAGCGGGCTCGGAGCCATGGCCAGGGACTGGCAGCGGCGGCAGACGAGCAGCAGGAGCGGAGCCCCACAG GTTCTAGGGATAATGTATCTCCCAGCGTACCAACACATGGAACCGCTCAGCTGCAGACTAAAACCTGCTCTGATGCTGACACAGAGAAGGTGGTGTCTGTCACATTTAAACATGTTCCTGAATTCCCCGGCGATGAAGCTAGCCTACAGGACAGCTCACCGGCAGAAAGCGAACGGACTGGCCAGGAACACTGGTGCTATGGAGCCGTTAGGGCTGCTCCCAAGCAGAAAATACCCCAAGCCTCCAGAAACTTGATGAAGCTGAGGAGGCGGGTGAAGGCTCCGGTATCTGAGAAAAGGGAATCGGTGCGTgatgaaacagtgaaaaatccAGTTGCTGGTATAGGGGAACTGCGGTCACCGGTCTTCAGGCGGAGCAGCCTCTCACATGCTGAAGAACATGCTCAGAGAGCATACAGACTtgtgcagagggaagaaaacaattcCTGCCCTCTCAGTGAGGCATCAGGAGCTGTACAGGATGTCCCCGGGAACAGCGTCCCTCTGGGAGCACCCAAGCCGTTCCCATCTGCGCTGTGGGACCCCTGCCACACCTGGCAGCCCGAATCCCCGGGTGCTGTGGCCATGGCTGGTAACCCTGAGCCTGCACAGGCATGCTCGGAGAAAGGTGACTCTCCTTTGCTTGACAGCAGTGGTGACAGAGTAAAGGAGGCTTCCAGCATAATAAAAAACCAATCAGACAATGAGAGCACATGTGAGGATCAGGGAGAAATACGCAGGCTCTTGGATTTAatgtcagaaaatgaagtattgcCCACTGATGGAAACAAACCTGTAACTGACAAGGGCAAAAGCCATGAAGGAGATCAAACTGACGCTAATGACTTCAACCCCTTTCCTACAGATCTTGCTGTGGGCAATGTTGGAGAACCCTCGGAGAACCGGCAGCTTGAAACTGAGTCAAGACTTCTTCCTTCGGAGAAGGTGACAGCTCCTGAAAGTGCGCTGGACTCTTGCACAGTGGTTGAAGGGCTTCTTTTCCCGGTTGAATACTACGTTAGGACAACACGGCGCATGTCCAACTGCCAGAGGAAAGTGGACCTCGATGCGGTGATCCTTAGCCAGCTGGGCAGAAGCAAGAAGGGTCAGCGCAGTAAATGCAAACAGAGAGATGTGAACTCAGACCGGCCCTCCCAGGAGAGAGTCAAGAATGATTTGGAGTCAGGAGCCGTGCTGTGCCCATATCTTGGTGCAGAAAATGACTCAGTAAATGAAAGTAGTCCTCAGAAATCCCTTCCTGCGTCCAGCGGGAGCAGCACTTCACTGGGATCTCTTTCCCAAAGCAGTGCCACTGGTATGGAGCAAGATTGGAGACGGTctcagaggaaacaaaagggCAGAAGGAAGTCTGCCCGCACACCCTCTGTGCATCACGCATCACaggaaggcagagagagttTGGATCTCCTGGTGAGGGAAGGCAGCAGTCTTCTGCCAAATGAGTGCCAGAGTGAAAGGGAAAACTGTGAGGCTGACCTTGAAAAACCACCTTTGGAGGAGCGTGGGTTCCCTGCGGCTGCAGCTCTGGGGTTGGGAGAGGCCACGGTGACTGATGCTGTACAGCTAGCAAGTGCCGACCCTCGTGGAGGGAGCCAAGTGCTTGGGAAATGCCGGGAAGCTCTGCTAGAACAGACTCAAAATCCAACGCAGAACAGTGATTCTCTGAACTCACAGAGTAAAACTTCTGCCAGCCACGTAGGAGACCTGGGAGCCAACTTCGGTGTGTGTCAGGCAGATAAACGTCCGGTGGAGCATGTTAAGAACCAGGACGTGCAAGGACCCTGCAGGGCTGAGCAGCTCCTAGGGATTAACGCCCCTCCACGCCGCTCCCTGCGTTCCTCTGTGAGACAGAGAGCCAGCCAAGCTGCAGAAG atgaaagcaaaagaacacACAGCGATCCAGCGGGTACAGAGGCTCCTTCTCCTCTTGGCCTCTCTGCTATAGACCCCGATGCtggcagctttctcttctccttccgCAGTCTGCAGTGGGTGACCCCCATCCTGGGCATCCAAGACTTTCATTTACCAGATGAGGAATTCGGACTTCTGAAACTTGAGAAATTGGAATCCTCCCCTGTGAATGACTTGGAGGACTTTGTTCCTCATGTGTTTGGAGATGATGTGCCTTCTGAGGACATGCGGGATGCACAGATGAATCCGGAAGAGAACAGTCTCAAAAGTAACTTGATTTCGCCTCTCAAAAATGGTCTGCCCAAGGTACCCCACTTGGAAAGCCCTGCTTCCAAGAAGGAACTTTCCCCCCATGAGCTGCTCTTCACTCCTGTGGGGACTGTCCCAGCTGATGCTCCCACTCAGCCTGAGTCTCAGATCTCCTCATCCATTTTTCCTGTTGTGGGTGCAACCCCAGCTGCTTTACCACCAGTATGCAGTGAGATCTTCCCCAGTTCGCCTTCCGTACCTCCCTCACAAGTGAGTCCGCCTTCCTCCAAAGGAGCATCTGCCTGTGTCGCGGGCCATGGGGAGTGCAAAGACCCTGCCATTCCACTGCACTTGGACAGTGGTGGTGCAGGATCTGctagaaaagaggaggaacaaCGTACAGCATTTCCTGTAGGAGCTGAAACGGCTCCGGACAATAAATCTGATGAGGCTGTGGCCATGGAGAAGCGCCAGCAGTCAGAGAATGAACAGCAGGGATCTGTCAGAGCTTCTCCTGAACAG GAAAAAGGTGTAGCAGAACAGTTGACTCCAGTACTGCTTGATGGGCTGACAGAGGAGAGCTTGCAGCTTGTATCAAAGCTAAAG GATTCCTCCAGCTCCTGCGCCGTGGATGTGAGCACGGTGTGGTGGGAGGCAGCTGGCAGCAAAGAGCTGTGTGTGGTGACAGCTTGCGAGAGCTCTGTCTCACTCTGGAAACCTCTGGCATCCAATGGCTGGGAAAAGATCTACACTTGGCAGCTCAGAGAG GTTCCTGTGATACAGATTGTTCCTCTGCCGGACACCTGTAACCTCGTGTGTATAGCACTAGGAGATCTGGAGATTGGAGAAATAAG GCTCTTGCTTTATTCTTCTGAGAACGACTCCTTCAAGCAATCCCTAGTGAGAACTGGCAATATAAAAGCTGTTCTTGGGCTGAAGGACAGGCGGctggtcagcagcagcagaactgtgTGCGAGCAGCAAGTGGAAGTTGTCTCACTTTCAGAGACAGGAAG gagcagggatggacGGACATTGATGCCTCCTGAAGAAACTGTTCTAGCTTTTGCTGAAGTAGAAGGACTGCAAGACGCCTTGGTTGGCACCACTGCTGTGAATGGCGTTGTTGTTTG GAACCTGCGAACAGGCCAGCTCCTGAAGAAGATGCACGTTGGTTATTCCTACCCAGCTTCCGTCTGCCACCAAGCATATTCCGACTCT CCATCCACATGCCAAAGAGAGCGAGTCCTGCGGAAATCCTGCCTTCCGTGTGGTAGCGTTCAACCCCAAAACAGCCAGGAGCACGGGAGTGATattctcctccctccccgccgGGCATACAGGAAG GTACCTGGAGGGTGA
- the PALB2 gene encoding partner and localizer of BRCA2 isoform X1 has protein sequence MEGLARGGGLSGADREQLREKLALLRWEYSETISRLQRARRAERARSHGQGLAAAADEQQERSPTGSRDNVSPSVPTHGTAQLQTKTCSDADTEKVVSVTFKHVPEFPGDEASLQDSSPAESERTGQEHWCYGAVRAAPKQKIPQASRNLMKLRRRVKAPVSEKRESVRDETVKNPVAGIGELRSPVFRRSSLSHAEEHAQRAYRLVQREENNSCPLSEASGAVQDVPGNSVPLGAPKPFPSALWDPCHTWQPESPGAVAMAGNPEPAQACSEKGDSPLLDSSGDRVKEASSIIKNQSDNESTCEDQGEIRRLLDLMSENEVLPTDGNKPVTDKGKSHEGDQTDANDFNPFPTDLAVGNVGEPSENRQLETESRLLPSEKVTAPESALDSCTVVEGLLFPVEYYVRTTRRMSNCQRKVDLDAVILSQLGRSKKGQRSKCKQRDVNSDRPSQERVKNDLESGAVLCPYLGAENDSVNESSPQKSLPASSGSSTSLGSLSQSSATGMEQDWRRSQRKQKGRRKSARTPSVHHASQEGRESLDLLVREGSSLLPNECQSERENCEADLEKPPLEERGFPAAAALGLGEATVTDAVQLASADPRGGSQVLGKCREALLEQTQNPTQNSDSLNSQSKTSASHVGDLGANFGVCQADKRPVEHVKNQDVQGPCRAEQLLGINAPPRRSLRSSVRQRASQAAEDESKRTHSDPAGTEAPSPLGLSAIDPDAGSFLFSFRSLQWVTPILGIQDFHLPDEEFGLLKLEKLESSPVNDLEDFVPHVFGDDVPSEDMRDAQMNPEENSLKSNLISPLKNGLPKVPHLESPASKKELSPHELLFTPVGTVPADAPTQPESQISSSIFPVVGATPAALPPVCSEIFPSSPSVPPSQVSPPSSKGASACVAGHGECKDPAIPLHLDSGGAGSARKEEEQRTAFPVGAETAPDNKSDEAVAMEKRQQSENEQQGSVRASPEQEKGVAEQLTPVLLDGLTEESLQLVSKLKDSSSSCAVDVSTVWWEAAGSKELCVVTACESSVSLWKPLASNGWEKIYTWQLREVPVIQIVPLPDTCNLVCIALGDLEIGEIRLLLYSSENDSFKQSLVRTGNIKAVLGLKDRRLVSSSRTVCEQQVEVVSLSETGRSRDGRTLMPPEETVLAFAEVEGLQDALVGTTAVNGVVVWNLRTGQLLKKMHVGYSYPASVCHQAYSDSGLLFVVLSHPHAKESESCGNPAFRVVAFNPKTARSTGVIFSSLPAGHTGRYLEGDVKDACAAAVLTSGAVAVWDLLLGRCTALLPPGPKGDWALVRWATTTACLLAGQRNGTVCLYQYRQPQPGVA, from the exons ATGGAGGGGCTGGCGCGGGGGGGCGGCCTCAGCGGCGCCGACAGGGAGCAG CTGCGGGAGAAGCTGGCATTGCTGCGGTGGGAGTACAGTGAGACCATCAGCCGTCTGCAG CGGGCGCGGAGGGCGGAGCGGGCTCGGAGCCATGGCCAGGGACTGGCAGCGGCGGCAGACGAGCAGCAGGAGCGGAGCCCCACAG GTTCTAGGGATAATGTATCTCCCAGCGTACCAACACATGGAACCGCTCAGCTGCAGACTAAAACCTGCTCTGATGCTGACACAGAGAAGGTGGTGTCTGTCACATTTAAACATGTTCCTGAATTCCCCGGCGATGAAGCTAGCCTACAGGACAGCTCACCGGCAGAAAGCGAACGGACTGGCCAGGAACACTGGTGCTATGGAGCCGTTAGGGCTGCTCCCAAGCAGAAAATACCCCAAGCCTCCAGAAACTTGATGAAGCTGAGGAGGCGGGTGAAGGCTCCGGTATCTGAGAAAAGGGAATCGGTGCGTgatgaaacagtgaaaaatccAGTTGCTGGTATAGGGGAACTGCGGTCACCGGTCTTCAGGCGGAGCAGCCTCTCACATGCTGAAGAACATGCTCAGAGAGCATACAGACTtgtgcagagggaagaaaacaattcCTGCCCTCTCAGTGAGGCATCAGGAGCTGTACAGGATGTCCCCGGGAACAGCGTCCCTCTGGGAGCACCCAAGCCGTTCCCATCTGCGCTGTGGGACCCCTGCCACACCTGGCAGCCCGAATCCCCGGGTGCTGTGGCCATGGCTGGTAACCCTGAGCCTGCACAGGCATGCTCGGAGAAAGGTGACTCTCCTTTGCTTGACAGCAGTGGTGACAGAGTAAAGGAGGCTTCCAGCATAATAAAAAACCAATCAGACAATGAGAGCACATGTGAGGATCAGGGAGAAATACGCAGGCTCTTGGATTTAatgtcagaaaatgaagtattgcCCACTGATGGAAACAAACCTGTAACTGACAAGGGCAAAAGCCATGAAGGAGATCAAACTGACGCTAATGACTTCAACCCCTTTCCTACAGATCTTGCTGTGGGCAATGTTGGAGAACCCTCGGAGAACCGGCAGCTTGAAACTGAGTCAAGACTTCTTCCTTCGGAGAAGGTGACAGCTCCTGAAAGTGCGCTGGACTCTTGCACAGTGGTTGAAGGGCTTCTTTTCCCGGTTGAATACTACGTTAGGACAACACGGCGCATGTCCAACTGCCAGAGGAAAGTGGACCTCGATGCGGTGATCCTTAGCCAGCTGGGCAGAAGCAAGAAGGGTCAGCGCAGTAAATGCAAACAGAGAGATGTGAACTCAGACCGGCCCTCCCAGGAGAGAGTCAAGAATGATTTGGAGTCAGGAGCCGTGCTGTGCCCATATCTTGGTGCAGAAAATGACTCAGTAAATGAAAGTAGTCCTCAGAAATCCCTTCCTGCGTCCAGCGGGAGCAGCACTTCACTGGGATCTCTTTCCCAAAGCAGTGCCACTGGTATGGAGCAAGATTGGAGACGGTctcagaggaaacaaaagggCAGAAGGAAGTCTGCCCGCACACCCTCTGTGCATCACGCATCACaggaaggcagagagagttTGGATCTCCTGGTGAGGGAAGGCAGCAGTCTTCTGCCAAATGAGTGCCAGAGTGAAAGGGAAAACTGTGAGGCTGACCTTGAAAAACCACCTTTGGAGGAGCGTGGGTTCCCTGCGGCTGCAGCTCTGGGGTTGGGAGAGGCCACGGTGACTGATGCTGTACAGCTAGCAAGTGCCGACCCTCGTGGAGGGAGCCAAGTGCTTGGGAAATGCCGGGAAGCTCTGCTAGAACAGACTCAAAATCCAACGCAGAACAGTGATTCTCTGAACTCACAGAGTAAAACTTCTGCCAGCCACGTAGGAGACCTGGGAGCCAACTTCGGTGTGTGTCAGGCAGATAAACGTCCGGTGGAGCATGTTAAGAACCAGGACGTGCAAGGACCCTGCAGGGCTGAGCAGCTCCTAGGGATTAACGCCCCTCCACGCCGCTCCCTGCGTTCCTCTGTGAGACAGAGAGCCAGCCAAGCTGCAGAAG atgaaagcaaaagaacacACAGCGATCCAGCGGGTACAGAGGCTCCTTCTCCTCTTGGCCTCTCTGCTATAGACCCCGATGCtggcagctttctcttctccttccgCAGTCTGCAGTGGGTGACCCCCATCCTGGGCATCCAAGACTTTCATTTACCAGATGAGGAATTCGGACTTCTGAAACTTGAGAAATTGGAATCCTCCCCTGTGAATGACTTGGAGGACTTTGTTCCTCATGTGTTTGGAGATGATGTGCCTTCTGAGGACATGCGGGATGCACAGATGAATCCGGAAGAGAACAGTCTCAAAAGTAACTTGATTTCGCCTCTCAAAAATGGTCTGCCCAAGGTACCCCACTTGGAAAGCCCTGCTTCCAAGAAGGAACTTTCCCCCCATGAGCTGCTCTTCACTCCTGTGGGGACTGTCCCAGCTGATGCTCCCACTCAGCCTGAGTCTCAGATCTCCTCATCCATTTTTCCTGTTGTGGGTGCAACCCCAGCTGCTTTACCACCAGTATGCAGTGAGATCTTCCCCAGTTCGCCTTCCGTACCTCCCTCACAAGTGAGTCCGCCTTCCTCCAAAGGAGCATCTGCCTGTGTCGCGGGCCATGGGGAGTGCAAAGACCCTGCCATTCCACTGCACTTGGACAGTGGTGGTGCAGGATCTGctagaaaagaggaggaacaaCGTACAGCATTTCCTGTAGGAGCTGAAACGGCTCCGGACAATAAATCTGATGAGGCTGTGGCCATGGAGAAGCGCCAGCAGTCAGAGAATGAACAGCAGGGATCTGTCAGAGCTTCTCCTGAACAG GAAAAAGGTGTAGCAGAACAGTTGACTCCAGTACTGCTTGATGGGCTGACAGAGGAGAGCTTGCAGCTTGTATCAAAGCTAAAG GATTCCTCCAGCTCCTGCGCCGTGGATGTGAGCACGGTGTGGTGGGAGGCAGCTGGCAGCAAAGAGCTGTGTGTGGTGACAGCTTGCGAGAGCTCTGTCTCACTCTGGAAACCTCTGGCATCCAATGGCTGGGAAAAGATCTACACTTGGCAGCTCAGAGAG GTTCCTGTGATACAGATTGTTCCTCTGCCGGACACCTGTAACCTCGTGTGTATAGCACTAGGAGATCTGGAGATTGGAGAAATAAG GCTCTTGCTTTATTCTTCTGAGAACGACTCCTTCAAGCAATCCCTAGTGAGAACTGGCAATATAAAAGCTGTTCTTGGGCTGAAGGACAGGCGGctggtcagcagcagcagaactgtgTGCGAGCAGCAAGTGGAAGTTGTCTCACTTTCAGAGACAGGAAG gagcagggatggacGGACATTGATGCCTCCTGAAGAAACTGTTCTAGCTTTTGCTGAAGTAGAAGGACTGCAAGACGCCTTGGTTGGCACCACTGCTGTGAATGGCGTTGTTGTTTG GAACCTGCGAACAGGCCAGCTCCTGAAGAAGATGCACGTTGGTTATTCCTACCCAGCTTCCGTCTGCCACCAAGCATATTCCGACTCT GGCCTGCTGTTTGTTGTTCTAAGCCATCCACATGCCAAAGAGAGCGAGTCCTGCGGAAATCCTGCCTTCCGTGTGGTAGCGTTCAACCCCAAAACAGCCAGGAGCACGGGAGTGATattctcctccctccccgccgGGCATACAGGAAG GTACCTGGAGGGTGATGTGAAGGACGCCTGCGCAGCTGCGGTGTTGACATCAGGAGCCGTGGCGGTGTGGGACCTGCTGCTGGGGCGCTGCACGGCACTGCTGCCCCCGGGTCCAAAGGGCGACTGGGCGCTGGTCCGCTGGGCCACCACCACTGCCTGCCTGCTGGCCGGCCAGCGGAACGGGACCGTCTGCCTGTACCAGTATCGGCAGCCCCAGCCGGGGGTGGCTTGA
- the NDUFAB1 gene encoding acyl carrier protein, mitochondrial, protein MMAARALSACARRLLPRPPLAAPPPAALRTLCPLPATLRPRGPGPARRCLAPPVPPLALCRPYSELPPLTLDGIRERVLYVLKLYDKIDPEKLTAESHFMKDLGLDSLDQVEIIMAMEDEFGFEIPDGDAEKLMCPQEIVDYIADKKDVYE, encoded by the exons ATGATGGCCGCTCGCGCCCTCTCGGCCTGCGCCCGCCGCCTGCTCCCGCGGCCGCCCCTggccgcgccgccgcccgccgcgctCCGCACGCTGTGCCCGCTTCCGGCGACGCTGAGGCCCCGggggcccggcccggcccggcgcTGCCTGGCTCCCCCCGTCCCACCGCTCGCCCTGTGCCGCCCCTACTCGGAGCTGCCGCCCCTCACCCTAGACGGCATCCGCGAGCGCGTACTGTACGTGCTCAAGCTGTACGACAAGATCGACCCCGAGAAG CTCACAGCTGAGTCCCATTTTATGAAGGACCTGGGTCTGGACAGCTTGGACCAAGTGGAAATCATCATGGCCATGGAGGATGAGTTCG GATTTGAAATTCCTGATGGAGATGCAGAGAAGTTAATGTGTCCACAAGAGATTGTCGATTACATTGCAGATAAGAAGGATGTTTATGAATAA